A stretch of Bradyrhizobium sp. CCBAU 53338 DNA encodes these proteins:
- a CDS encoding NADH:flavin oxidoreductase/NADH oxidase, producing MSALFSPIKLRGLTLKNRLVVSPMCQYSAEDGVPTDWHFTHINNLALSGAAMFCIEATHVEAIGRITPGCLGLYNDASEAALKQILASVRKHSHTAIAMQLAHAGRKASSAKPWDGGQLIPPGEGGWQTVAPSAVPHKEGEAAPVALDAAGLKRIREAFVDSAKRAERIGIDAIELHGAHGYLMHQFLSPISNRRTDEYGGSLENRMRFPLEIYDAVRSVFPHDKPVGMRVSSTDWVEGGWDLAQTIEFARALKARGVDWIDASSGGVSPLQKITLGPGYQVQFADAIRRETGLPTIAVGLITEARHAEEIVASGKADMVALARGMLYDPRWGWHAAAELGGEVEAPPQYWRSQPSTQKALFGKTTFGAR from the coding sequence ACGCTGAAGAACCGTCTCGTGGTGTCGCCGATGTGCCAGTATTCGGCCGAAGACGGCGTTCCCACCGACTGGCATTTCACCCACATCAACAATCTGGCGCTGTCGGGCGCGGCGATGTTCTGCATCGAGGCGACCCATGTGGAAGCGATCGGCCGCATCACGCCGGGCTGCCTCGGGCTCTACAACGACGCCTCCGAAGCCGCGCTGAAGCAGATCCTCGCCTCGGTGCGGAAACACTCGCACACCGCGATCGCGATGCAGCTCGCCCATGCGGGCCGCAAGGCCTCCAGCGCGAAGCCCTGGGACGGCGGCCAGCTCATTCCGCCGGGCGAGGGCGGCTGGCAGACGGTGGCGCCGTCGGCCGTGCCGCACAAGGAGGGCGAGGCGGCGCCGGTCGCGCTCGATGCTGCCGGCTTGAAGCGCATCCGCGAGGCCTTCGTCGACAGCGCAAAGCGCGCGGAGCGCATCGGCATCGACGCGATCGAGCTGCACGGCGCGCACGGCTATCTCATGCATCAGTTCCTGTCGCCGATCTCGAACAGGCGCACCGACGAATATGGCGGCTCGCTCGAAAACCGCATGCGCTTCCCGCTCGAGATCTATGATGCGGTGCGCAGCGTGTTTCCGCACGACAAGCCGGTCGGCATGCGGGTGTCGTCGACCGACTGGGTCGAGGGCGGCTGGGACCTCGCGCAGACCATCGAATTCGCCAGGGCGCTGAAGGCGCGCGGCGTCGACTGGATCGATGCCTCCTCCGGCGGCGTCTCGCCGCTGCAGAAGATCACGCTCGGCCCCGGCTACCAGGTCCAGTTCGCAGATGCGATCAGGCGCGAGACCGGCCTGCCGACCATCGCCGTCGGCCTGATCACGGAAGCGAGGCACGCCGAGGAGATCGTCGCCAGCGGCAAGGCCGACATGGTCGCACTCGCCCGCGGCATGCTCTACGATCCCCGCTGGGGCTGGCACGCCGCCGCCGAACTCGGCGGCGAAGTCGAGGCGCCCCCGCAATACTGGCGCTCGCAGCCCTCCACGCAGAAGGCGCTGTTCGGCAAGACCACGTTCGGGGCGCGGTGA